GAACGAGACGTGTTGCAATGATGAAAATAACTGTGGCGACAGACGGTTGTGAAATGACTCCACTTGAAGCTGAAGGAATCAAACCCTCGAACAAAAGACACCagaagacggaggaggagaaagagagggatgatgggaaacagggggggtggggggggttcttCCGTCTGGTTCCCGTCGCCTCCGTCAGTcagacaaaggatcctccattctGCTGGAGGATCCATTTTACACTGCCAATCAAAATGAACCCAGGTCGTTTACATACTGTACTAACTGAGGCCCCTTCAAAACCAGTGGCACAGCTCCCCCTGGTGTCCACTGTAGGGCACTGCATTTACCGTCTGCCTCAGAAATAACGATACGCTTTAAAATAATCGGTTTTGAATTTACTGCTGAAGTCAAGAAACCCACAGTGAGTGAAGAGAGTGAACGACAATAATCTGTTTAGGACTGAATgtaaagaagagaaacaacttgcatttattttattgttaaatgTATTGAAAAATATAGCTTTTTATGCTGATatatattaaacacattttataatatttcataTATCATATGTGCTCATCTTTATGTGATGTTGAAGGGGGGGGGACTAAGAAACTCCAATGCTGAAAATTTCATTTATGTTTTCAATGGGAAAACTTGACTTTCTGtcataactttatttaattatcaATTTGcttatttgtcttttcttttgtcttttatttcatcCCTGATACAAGACTATAGgcaacatttcacatttttgtgttttatttaaaataaaataaaaataataatatacatcCTAGAATAAGAATAAAGTCGACGTGAAACAACGTTCAAATagagtttttattatttctataaATTACTATTATaaaatttcatttttgttttcaatgGGAAAACTTGACTTTCTGtcataactttatttaattatcaATTTGCTTATTTGTCTTGAGGAGGAAAcgtaagaataagaataaagtcGACGTGAAACAACGTTCAAATagagtttttattatttctataaATTACTATTATaaaatttcatttttgttttcaatgGGAAAACTTGACTTTCTGtcataactttatttaattatcaATTTGCTTATTTGTCATTTCCGAACTACTTTCATTCCTGATACAAGACTATAGGCAACATTTCatagttttgtgttttatccaaaataaaataaaaataataatatacatcCTATCAAGTCTTGAATTTGAGTTTTTCTGCAGATGATTAAAAAGGAGATtttggagcagaggaggaaacgtAAGAATGAGAATAAAGTCGACGTGAAACAACATTCAAATagagtttttattatttccaaaCACCCACTAGATCCAACATTCATCTTTCAATACAGGTTTCCACATCTGTAGTTATTGCTTCAGCTGTTATTGTGATTTTGATTTCTGAAGGTGGAAGCTTGTTATTGTTCAGATGGACAAACCAGTGAATCTCACTCAAGCTGTTGGCACAACTGTCAAGTAAAGGTTCAAAtatctaaataataaaaatccaaaGTGTCCAAAAAAAACCCGGTAAAATAATGTTCCCAAAGAAACAATTAGaagcaaaggaaataaaataatacttgTAATCATCCATACGTTATAAACCGTCATCTCCAGAACAATGGAAGTACATACATAAGCAAAGTGGAATTTTAATTCATGTTAAAGGGGAATAGGATCAGTTTAAggatttgaattgttttgtcaCTTTCACATTAGATAATCAGTAAGAGAACAAAAGAACCGAAACCATGGTTCAGTTCgatccagaaccagaaccagaaccagaaccagaacctgcTCTTCTGGTCTGACTAGATGTGGTGGTGGGTCTGGAccgaggaaccgttcacacctgatgtgtgtgtgataaggTGTGAAAGAACCATAACATCTGAGATTAGTTCACGATTATTTGCTTCTGGCCACAAAACAACCTGTGAACTGAGCGCTATTCCCCTGTGCAGCCTCCAGGAGGCGCTAACATATCAACAAGCACTTGATGTTCCAGTCCAGGCAGGAGGAGCAAGGAGTGAACGAGGAGTCGTGTGAGGGGAGAAGTCAAATCTACTAAAACAAGATACAAAATATGTTTATGGAGTTTACCTGGTGCTCAACTTCTTTATATTTGGttgcttgtgtttttatttgtatttttagttattgataataaagttaaactgtaaaataacaaaCCTTTATTACATGTCCCTGTCATTAGGattttaaaaaaccttttaagCGATCactgaggatttaaaaaaatatgtgaatATATCTACTGGCCGACATCAGAAAGGTTTTCCTCCATTATATCGTTATCCGCCCCAGGAGGGAGTTtcaatcatatttatatatttaaactgtCGAGTGTTTGTTGTCCACAGTGAGACGTCAGCAGGGAGAAGGCCACGGGGACGACAACATGTCGCGATGTGCAAACGTCTGAGTCTCAGCTGGAAACCCGGATTCTCCACACGTGAGTGAAAGCTCCGGGATCCTCGTGTCATCACCTCACTGCAAATATACACTTTGAAAAAACTTTGATAAATGAAACAACAGCAACTTGTCTATTCGTCTGAATTCATAACTTGATTTACTTCTTTACTTTgtttaatctttgtttttatccaGATGATCAGTTTATTACATCTCTGGAATGTTTCCTCTATTGTAGCTACGTGGAAATaccagaaataaaaagaaaatactacattttgcttttgtttcacTTGCATCTTCAACGGCAGATTAATTATCACAACAGATTTAATTCACTAGATGTTGATCTTCatctatttttttgtgtgtttttagcactAAATTCTACTTCAGACACTTTAGACAATTCTTCTTAaagacttgtttttattttaatgtttttttagtttCAGCTGTAACTGTGGCTCCGCCCACTGTTCTGGAATCTGCCGCCTCCTCTGAACCAAACCTCATTTCCTGGAGTGTTGTTCCAATGTGTTAGTCGTGTTATGGTGACGTGTATCTATGATGAAAACAAAGCTTGTGTCCGTGACAACACCACACCCACATTAAGTCACTACGGCTGAAGGCACTGCTTAAACGTGTGTCTGTCTCacgtcctccccccccccccccccaccactcccGTCTGGGTTTTTATCTCTTTTCCCCGTGTCCACCTCCGCTTCCTCTCGGGACGTCTATAGCAAGACGCAGCGCTTCTTGGGTTTGTTGTCCGGAGGCTCGAGAGCTGCAAGGATGGCCTCGTCGAAAACGTTCTTCAGTCCccgctgggagagagagggggggggggagagagggagagagggagagagagagagagagagagagagagagagagagggagagggagagggagagggaggggaggtgaAGATGATAAGTTGTTTGTCAGTAGGAAAACGCAGGAGCTACCTCCATGAAACTTGTTGAGACATTTCTGTTCCAGATGATGATTCCTGGGTCTCGATGAACAGAGGAAGGTTTACAGTGAGTGTGGGCGGTACCTGTGTGACGCATGTAGGCGGTACCTGTGTGACGCATGTGGGCGGTACCTGTGTGATGCATGTGGGCGGTATCTGTGCGATGCATGTGGGCGGTACCTGTGTGAGCATGTGGGCGGTACCTGTGCAACGCATGTGGGCGGTACCTGTGTGACGCATGTGGGCGGTACCTACGCGACGCATGTGGGCGGTACCTGTGCGACGCATGTGGGCGATACCTGTGTGATGCATGTGGGCAGTACCTGTGCAACGCATGTGGGCAGTACCTGTGTGATGCATGTAGGCGGAACCTGTGTGATGAATGTGGGCAGTACCTGTGCAACGCATGTGGGAGGTACCTGTGCGACGCATGTAGGCGGAACCTGTGTGATGAATGTGGGCGGTACCTGTGCGACGCATGTGGGCGATACCTGTGTGATGCATGTGGGAAGTACCTGTGCAACGCATGTGGGCGGAACCTGTGCGACGAATGTGGGCAGTACCTGTGCGACGCATGTGGGCGATACCTGTGTGATGCATGTGGGCAGTACCTGTGCAACGCATGTGGGCGGTACCTGTGTGATGCATGTGGGCGGTACCTGTGCAACGCATGTGGGCGATACCTGTGTGATGCATGTGGGCAGTACCTGTGCAACGCATGTGGGCGATACCTGTGTGATGCATGTGGGCAGTACCTGTGCAACGCATGTGGGCGATAACTGTGTGATGCATGTGGGCAGTACCTGTGCAACGCATGTGGGGGGTACCTGTTCGACGCATGTGGGCGGTACCTGTGTGATGAATGTAGGCGCTACCTGTGTGATGCATGTGGGCGGTACCTGTTTGACGCATGTGGGCGGTACCTGTGTGATGCATGTGGGCGGTACCTGTGTGATGCATGTGGGCGGTACCTGCGTGAGAGCCGAACACTCCACGTATTTCACGGCCTTCAGCTCCCGAGCTAGCTTCTCTCCGCTCTCGCAGCTCAGAGCTCGCTGTTTGTTCTTGGCCAGTTTCTCCAGAGTGTTGCTGTCGTCCCTCAGGTCCACCTGCGTCCCGACCAGCAGGAACGGCGTCCGCGGGCAGTGGTGGGAAATCTCAGGGACCCACTGGGAAGACACAAAGATACACTCTTCAGTTTGTACGACTTCTGTCTCCGCTCTTCATTTCTCTCAATGATGATATTGAATGAAACAATGACACCAACCTTCTCTCGGACGTTCTCAAAGGAGGAAGGTGACACGCAGGAGAAACACACGAGGAAGACGTCGGTCTGAGGGTAGCTGAGGGGCCGCAGCCTGTCGTAATCCTCCTGACCTGAAGGGGGAGACATGGAGGataacaacaaataaataataaacccaCACAGCTCTGAACCTCTGCCATCAGTTTAATaatccacatgcacacattaGTCTTACCTGCAGTGTCAAACAGTCCCAGAGTGTAGGGCTCCCCCCCGATCATCACCGTCACTGCATAGTTATCAAACAcctgaggggaggagagaggagagaggagagaggacagaggggtgaggacagagggaagaggagagaggagagaggacagagcagtgaggacagaggggtgaggacagagggaagaggacagaggagtgagcagagagaggagagatgagagaggacagagggaagaggacagaggagtgaggacagagggaagaggagagaggacagaggagtgaggacagaggggtgaggacagagggaagaggagagaggagagagcagagagaggagagatgagagaggacagagggaagaggacagaggagtgaggacagagggaagaggagagaggacagaggagtgaggacagaggggtgaggacagagggaagaggagagagggaagaggacagagggaataggagagaggagagagggaagaggagagaggagagaggagagagggaagaggacagagggaagaggagagaggagtgaggagtgaggacagaggggtgaggagagagggaagaggagagagggaagaggacagagggaagaggacagaggagtgaggggtgaggacagaggggtgaggagagagggaagaggacagaggggtgaggacagagggacaaggagagagggacaaggagagagggaggaggacagaggagtgaggacagaggggtgaggagatAGGGAAGAGGAGAtagggaagaggacagagggacaaggagagagggacaaggagagagggaggaggacagaggagtgaggacagaggggtgaggagatAGGGAAGAGGAGAtagggaagaggacagaggagtgaggacagaggagtgaggacagaggagtgaggacagaggagtcaGGACAGAGGAGTCAGGACAGAggggtgaggacagagggacaaggagagagggaagaggacagaggagtgaggacagaggagtgaggacagaggagtgaggacagagggaagaggacagagggttgaggacagagggaagaggacagagggaagaggagagaggagtgaggacagaggggtgaggagagaggagtgaggacagagggaagaggacagagggaagaggacagaggagtgaggGGTGAGGACAGACggacaaggagagagggaagaggacagaggagtgaggacagaggggtgaggagatAGGGAAGAGGAGAtagggaagaggacagagggttgaggacagagggaagaggacagagggaagaggacagagggaagaggacagagggaagaggagatagggaagaggacagagggttgaggacagagggaagaggacagagggaagaggagatagggaagaggacagaggagtgaggagagaggacagaggagtgaggacagaggggtgaggacagagggaagaggagagaggagagaggacagaggagtgaggacagaggggtgaggagagaggagagagggaagaggacagagggaataggagagaggagagagggaagaggagagaggagagagggaagaggagagagggaagaggacagagggaagaggagagaggagtgaggagtgaggacagaggggtgaggagagagggaagaggagagagggaagaggacagagggaagaggacagaggagtgaggggtgaggacagaggggtgaggagagagggaagaggacagaggggtgaggacagagggacaaggagagagggacaaggagagagggaggaggacagaggagtgaggacagaggggtgaggagatAGGGAAGAGGAGAtagggaagaggacagaggagtgaggacagaggagtgaggacagaggagtcaGGACAGAGGAGTCAGGACAGAggggtgaggacagagggacaaggagagagggaagaggacagaggagtgaggacagaggagtgaggacagaggagtgaggacagagggaagaggacagagggttgaggacagagggaagaggacagagggaagaggagagaggagtgaggacagaggggtgaggagagaggagtgaggacagagggaagaggacagagggaagaggacagaggagtgaggGGTGAGGACAGACggacaaggagagagggaagaggacagaggagtgaggacagaggggtgaggagatAGGGAAGAGGAGAtagggaagaggacagagggttgaggacagagggaagaggacagagggttgaggacagagggaagaggacagagggaagaggagagaggagtgaggacagaggggtgaggagagaggagtgaggacagagggaagaggacagagggaagaggacagaggagtgaggGGTGAGGACAGACggacaaggagagagggaagaggacagaggagtgaggacagaggggtgaggagatAGGGAAGAGGAGAtagggaagaggacagagggttgaggacagagggaagaggacagagggaagaggacagagggaagaggacagagggaagaggagatagggaagaggacagagggttgaggacagagggaagaggacagagggaagaggagatagggaagaggacagaggagatagggaagaggacagaggagtgaggacagagggaagaggacagaggagtgaggacagaggagtgaggacagagggaagaggacagagggaagaggagagaggagagaggatagagggaagaggacagaggagtgaggagtgaggacagagggttgaggacagagggaagaggagagaggagagaggagagaggagagaggagagaggagagaggagagaggagagaggatagagggaagaggacagaggagtcaGGACAGAGGAGTCAGGACAGAGGAGtcaggacagagggaagaggacagagggaagaggacagagaggaggagcattAATACCACAGCTTTAATCAAGTTCAATCTAAAGTCAGTAAACTCCACAGGAGCTGGTTCTGGATCAGTTTTGTGTGAACATGTTGACGAAGGGTTTGtgattctgctgcagctccggGGAACAGTTCCCTCGCTGCCTGACACGCCTGCTGACCTCAGGTCTGTGAGGGAACCGGAGCAGGGCGTGGCCTGCTGGCTCTCGCAGCACGGCGTCAACATGTCGACCTGCTGCAGACACGCTTTGGTTTTAATGAAGCTCTGGAAACACAGACGGGTTCCAGATCAACAACATGACTCAGCCTGCAGGTCAGGAAACCACTTcaggttctacacacatggactTGAGCTGCATCTGTTTCATCTGTAATCAAACAGGCAGAATCCCAGCAGGAGACTGAAGGATGGAACTTCCCGACACATCCAGGGCTGTTTATTGAATCTAACTTCACCTAATTTCCATTATCAACCATGTGTTCGAACACTGAAAACTTCAAATGCCTGCTGCTGTGGTTCTCTTCAATTATTTGATCAGaaggtaattcttatctgatcagtacatgttactaacttgaccccttttcccggagtttctgtgccttagcgcccccGGATGCAGgaccacagctgtggccgcaccatggattatgattgtggatcgcgtgtcggaggtctcggtggtggatccagttcggtggattctgtatcgtgcctgctgatcgtagtggaaatggaggatcctttgtcgcgttggcatcggatgatggtggaccaggaccgaggcggcgggtgatgatggatcctaactggctccagtggacaatgactgtggactatagtggatcaggtcttgatgctggatcatgatcttgctgctgaccagagactatgatgcagcaggactgcttgatatagtattgaagttatccttcaaaaatgtttcccctcatcattgctgctgaaacctttctcctgatgatgttctcctctacacatctgtgtcacttgtgtccgtcctgggagacggatcctcacatgtgtctctctgaggtttctacgtgtcttcacctgttaaaagggtttttagtagtttgtcctgactcttgttgagggtgaaggacagaggatgtctcaccatgttaaagccctatgagacaaactgtgatttgtgaatgtgggctatacaaataaaatgtgattgattgattgagaatTGAGATTCTGATTTAAACGCTGATGACGACAGGACGTTCAGATGTCATACAAACCTCTTTAGTCCCTAAATTACAATGACCAGCGTTCTTTGACGCAAACTTCCAGTGCTCCCGGATCCTTCACGTAAAACTCGAGACCACACGGAGGTTCTGATCAACACAGGCTGTCGACCAGAAGTGACTAGATACCGTTAGAGTCCATAGAACCGAGGCCGCTGCACCTgtgagctaacgttagcatctTAGCGCTGCCTGCAACAAGCACATCGGTTTCCTCCTGtgtcactggggggggggggttctctgaAACTACAGTTCAGCCTCAAGGGAAATAAATGAGAAATCACTGTATCTACGTTTCCCATCAGCCTTAAATGCACCAATTTTATACTTTGCATTAATTTTGTTGATttgaattcaaaaataaaaagttcttAAGGAGAATATAGGAGGCCTGTATTAAgtacatacacgcacacacacatttctgcagccagaacacacacacacaaccagagaaAATACATGAAACAGAATCTAAcagagacaacaacacacacacagacacacacacacagtgatgataGTGTGTTTTTGATGGGGCTCAGCAGACAGAAGCTGCTGGAAACAGTCTGATCCCCAAACactgtggagcagctgcagctccacacgacaccagacacaaacacattgttaGTAATCATTTTACAACTGGTTATAAATAACTAGGGTTTTTTATAGACTCAAAATACTCACTACACAACTTCCTGTCTCGTGATCGGGAGTCTGGCAGTCGTAagcatagatatcatatataaacactagatgtctcggccaaatAACCATAagttgctcaattttcaaccgatttttaaacggtctggtttgttataaacgtcagagatgtagttatgacacagcataaattattatattgtttagaaaaataacataattattcataagtttgcagtgtcataactacatctctgacgacaaaccaaacagtttaaaaatcggttgaaaatttagcaagttatggttatttaaaaagtacgcaccaaaacaacacaatgttatgggtgagcgagccgccctcagcaagatggccgccatgtggtgacgttcgactccattggccgaggcatctagccttatatatgtctatggtggTAAGCTCATACGATACATTACACCATCGTTCCCCAGGAGAAACACCTGACTGGTATCAGTGGTTCCCTCTATTGGTCGACTCCCATGTGACAGACGACTGGGGCGACGTGTTGCTATGGAAACGTACTCACCGTGGGGACGTATTCCGACGGGAACTTGTTGGTGGTGTAGGAGATGAGCAGGCAGGTCTTCCCCACGGCTCCGTCACCCACCACCACACACTTTATAGTCTGCATCTGAGCGAGGGAACAAGAGAAAACTCATTTTAAAAGTGAGATCAATGAACGTTAAAAAAGTCAAGACCTCCAGAACAATAAACAATATCCAAAGACCTTTTGAAAGCAGTTTTAAAACCCAGTGGAAacccacacaacacaaacccGGTAACGAAAAGATTCGACAGGTGTGACAAcagcttctcttcttcctcgtgTGTTTCAGCTGAACGGCGTGC
This is a stretch of genomic DNA from Limanda limanda chromosome 19, fLimLim1.1, whole genome shotgun sequence. It encodes these proteins:
- the LOC133025664 gene encoding cell division control protein 42 homolog is translated as MQTIKCVVVGDGAVGKTCLLISYTTNKFPSEYVPTVFDNYAVTVMIGGEPYTLGLFDTAGQEDYDRLRPLSYPQTDVFLVCFSCVSPSSFENVREKWVPEISHHCPRTPFLLVGTQVDLRDDSNTLEKLAKNKQRALSCESGEKLARELKAVKYVECSALTQRGLKNVFDEAILAALEPPDNKPKKRCVLL